In a single window of the Ciconia boyciana chromosome 7, ASM3463844v1, whole genome shotgun sequence genome:
- the TMEM53 gene encoding transmembrane protein 53 isoform X2 — translation MIFFSETFGIRSLQTPATQLLELLFDYSIENRPVLFHVFSNGGVMLYRYIIEALYTHKPFKNLKVAGTIFDSAPGRRNLRGGLRALATVLVSTNVLLKYFLLFAFATTAVVLRILLYPLTRFVHENHYDALLKAPSRWPELYLYSQADAIIEASEVKHMADARQQLSVSVKAVDFSDSAHVSHMRVYPTYYSNLCMTFLSDCVGGSPH, via the coding sequence ATGATATTCTTCTCTGAGACCTTTGGCATCAGATCCCTCCAGACCCCAGCCACGCAACTCCTGGAGCTGCTCTTTGACTACAGCATTGAAAACAGACCagttctttttcatgtttttagcAATGGTGGTGTCATGCTGTACCGTTACATCATTGAGGCACTCTACACTCACAAGCCATTTAAGAACCTCAAAGTAGCTGGCACCATTTTTGACAGTGCCCCTGGCAGAAGAAACTTGAGAGGAGGCCTTCGTGCCTTGGCAACTGTCTTGGTATCCACGAATGTGCTGCTCAAGTATTTCCTCCTATTTGCTTTTGCTACTACAGCTGTTGTGCTGCGGATCTTGCTGTACCCATTGACCCGCTTTGTCCACGAGAACCATTACGATGCCCTGCTGAAAGCGCCCTCACGGTGGCCTGAGCTTTACCTCTATTCCCAAGCTGACGCCATCATCGAGGCCAGTGAAGTTAAGCACATGGCTGATGCCCGGCAGCAGCTCAGTGTCTCCGTGAAAGCTGTAGACTTTTCGGATTCGGCTCACGTCAGCCATATGCGGGTGTATCCCACCTATTACAGCAACCTCTGTATGACTTTCCTGTCTGACTGTGTCGGGGGCTCACCTCATTAG